The sequence GCCTACCTGAAACACCACCCCCACATCAGATACATGATCGGGCCGGTCAGTATCAGCGGCAGCTACCCCTCAGCCGCAAAAGAGGCACTGGTCCACTTCTACGGACACTACTTCGGCAGCCGGGACACCCTGGTGACCGCACGCACCCCCTACCGGCTCTCTGCCCTTGCCCTGGAGGATGAAAACGCGCGCTTCTGCGGCGACAACTATGCCGAGGACTTCCGCCGCCTCAAAGAGTACCTGCGGGCCTTCAACGTCACCGTACCGACCCTCTATAAACAGTATGCGGAACTCTGTGAAGAAGACGGGATCACTTTTATGGATTTCGGGATTGATGCGGAATTCAACAACTGTATCGACAGCTATATTCTGGTCGATGTTGCCAAGATCAAAGAGAGTAAACGCAAACGCTATATCGATACTGAGTGAATGTTTCACGTGAAACATTCACTCACTGCATCGCTTCAAACGCCTCAGAAATAAAATCCGTCTTCGACATAAGATCGTAGCGCACACCTTCAAAGGTAAATGCCAGACGGTTTGCATGAAGCAAAAGACGTTTTGCCCCGCTCTTCCCTATCCGCTCTTCGTCGCTGATCCCCTTGTCCAGGAAACGGACGACGTCCTCTTCATTCTGTCCGTAGATAGGATCACCGACGATTGGATGTTTCACGTGAAACAAATGGACGCGGATCTGGTGCTGGCGACCCGTCAGCGGTTTCGCCTCGACGAGGGTCATATCCTGTTCGGGAAAATAGCGCAGGACCTTGATATCCGTACGTGAAGGCTTGCCCTCCACATGCACTTTGACGATCATCCGCACCAGGGCAGAGTCGTCCGGCTGGCGGATCAGGGGGGCGTCGATGACGACATCTTCCTCCATCCGGCCGTGCACCAGGGCCAGATAGCGTTTGTCCATCTCACGGTTTTCAAACATCAGTTTTAGGGTCCGCTCGCTCTCTTTGTCCTTCGCGGCCAATAACAGGCCGCTTGTCTCCTGGTCGATACGGTGCGTGATGTTAGCGTGCGGACCGTAGCGGTGGCGTATTTCATCCACCATACTGTAGGGGGTATGGCGGTTCTGCGGATGGACAAGCACACCGCTCGGTTTGTCAAACAGCGCAAACGATTGCGTTTGAAAAACGGGGTCGAGTCCACGGGAGACCGGTTCAAACATAACACACTGAAACAAACCCTCGATATCGCCGGCGGGATCCCGCATCAGCTCGCCGTCGATAAAGATGCGTCCCTTCGCAATATAACGCTGTGCATCCCGCTGTGTAAAACCGAGTTCACGAATCAAAAAGAGGAAAGCCTTCATGCGTTTTGGGGCAACGAAATCTTTGAGAACGAATGGCAAAATTAAACCCTTTATTAGTGACGCTTGGCTATTATCTACTTTATAT is a genomic window of Sulfurimonas sp. HSL1-2 containing:
- a CDS encoding RluA family pseudouridine synthase; this translates as MPFVLKDFVAPKRMKAFLFLIRELGFTQRDAQRYIAKGRIFIDGELMRDPAGDIEGLFQCVMFEPVSRGLDPVFQTQSFALFDKPSGVLVHPQNRHTPYSMVDEIRHRYGPHANITHRIDQETSGLLLAAKDKESERTLKLMFENREMDKRYLALVHGRMEEDVVIDAPLIRQPDDSALVRMIVKVHVEGKPSRTDIKVLRYFPEQDMTLVEAKPLTGRQHQIRVHLFHVKHPIVGDPIYGQNEEDVVRFLDKGISDEERIGKSGAKRLLLHANRLAFTFEGVRYDLMSKTDFISEAFEAMQ